The Neorhodopirellula lusitana genome contains a region encoding:
- a CDS encoding response regulator, with protein MTETKSLALVVDDEPLVRNLTVLALTREGFNCDSANDGAQAALMAAKTNYSVVVTDLKMPNRNGHALAVELLSLEARPAVVVLTGVTEPRIAKDLISRGVDDLVYKPIDYSVFGMKVRAIVDRLALTTVPASSGTSDCDDPAGKGSDVAGQPDQGPGRNIVPKQTNNSQTNSKPTSSAKFAPLTAGKIADRIQSEAFPVCDAAINVFRSASLDDLDASSLSNSISQSDFLSNEIVKLANNPFYNPKGVAIPDLSRAVVQVGQKRVGRLALAATAQAALSIDAPSPLNLRLIWAKGVAAGLAIEIMIEQGGHDAIADGLLMCATMQDSAQVALARLYPTRYQAMIDDCINTGISLSAAEENAFGKELRRIHANVLQASGMNESEIDVILHLRDDEATLSRLPTELQNRVQLVRLAGQVSPAVIGVWDPWDEVTIPNRGVVDLLQLWSIDDVIDKTRTNLHEINFGSVAAASSETNKPTPTELTYCDTASDGFDFLDSVVASIQPKVTRCLNPTAAQGTVLINCVGSRNADIPTMVNATKDANVFVAISHDDQAFYQNLPGSIEFPTSYGAFLNKLMPATS; from the coding sequence ATGACTGAAACTAAATCCCTTGCACTGGTTGTGGACGACGAGCCGCTCGTACGAAACTTAACCGTTCTTGCGCTAACGCGGGAAGGGTTTAATTGTGATTCAGCGAACGATGGCGCTCAGGCCGCGTTGATGGCAGCGAAGACAAATTACTCGGTTGTCGTCACCGATCTAAAAATGCCTAACCGGAACGGACATGCGTTGGCCGTTGAATTGCTTTCGCTAGAAGCTCGTCCCGCTGTCGTTGTCTTAACCGGGGTCACTGAACCTCGAATTGCCAAAGACCTGATCAGTCGCGGCGTCGACGACCTCGTCTACAAGCCAATCGACTATTCGGTTTTCGGCATGAAAGTCCGCGCCATTGTCGATCGACTTGCATTGACAACCGTTCCAGCGAGTTCCGGGACTTCAGATTGCGATGATCCGGCGGGCAAGGGGTCCGACGTTGCCGGCCAGCCTGATCAGGGACCTGGACGAAACATTGTCCCCAAGCAAACCAACAACTCCCAAACGAATTCGAAGCCCACGAGCTCCGCCAAATTTGCGCCACTCACCGCTGGAAAGATCGCCGATCGAATCCAGTCGGAAGCGTTTCCTGTTTGCGATGCCGCAATAAATGTATTTCGGTCGGCCAGCCTAGATGATCTGGACGCAAGTTCGTTATCCAATTCCATCTCGCAGAGTGACTTTCTGTCAAACGAGATCGTCAAATTGGCCAACAACCCTTTCTACAATCCCAAAGGGGTAGCGATCCCAGATCTCTCACGTGCGGTCGTGCAGGTTGGTCAAAAACGTGTGGGTCGACTCGCTCTTGCCGCTACGGCACAGGCCGCGCTCTCGATCGACGCACCCTCGCCACTCAACCTTCGACTGATCTGGGCTAAGGGAGTCGCCGCTGGCTTGGCCATTGAGATCATGATCGAACAGGGCGGGCACGATGCGATCGCTGATGGATTGTTGATGTGTGCCACCATGCAAGACTCCGCTCAGGTTGCGTTGGCGAGGCTCTATCCGACTCGCTACCAGGCAATGATCGACGATTGCATCAACACTGGAATCTCGCTGTCGGCAGCGGAGGAAAATGCGTTCGGTAAAGAACTGCGAAGGATTCATGCAAACGTTTTGCAAGCGTCCGGAATGAACGAAAGCGAAATCGACGTGATCCTTCATCTTCGAGATGATGAAGCTACCTTGTCGCGGCTACCCACAGAACTCCAGAATCGTGTTCAGCTGGTACGTTTAGCCGGCCAAGTTTCACCAGCCGTTATCGGAGTTTGGGACCCATGGGACGAAGTGACGATCCCCAACCGCGGCGTTGTCGACTTGCTGCAGCTATGGTCAATCGACGATGTGATTGACAAGACAAGAACCAATCTTCACGAGATCAATTTTGGTTCAGTAGCTGCTGCGAGTAGCGAAACCAACAAACCGACTCCTACCGAACTCACGTACTGCGATACCGCATCGGATGGATTCGATTTTCTGGATTCAGTGGTGGCGTCCATCCAGCCCAAGGTCACACGATGCTTGAATCCGACGGCAGCTCAAGGGACGGTTCTGATCAACTGTGTTGGTAGCCGCAACGCTGATATTCCGACGATGGTAAATGCCACCAAAGACGCCAATGTTTTTGTCGCGATCAGCCATGACGACCAAGCTTTCTATCAGAACCTGCCTGGTTCGATTGAATTCCCAACCAGTTACGGTGCCTTCCTAAACAAGCTGATGCCCGCGACGTCCTAA
- a CDS encoding hybrid sensor histidine kinase/response regulator, whose product MTVSQAKPRVLIIDDNPSIHEDFKKVLMGRNQSQSLAEAANAIFGDDETSPSSCNEALDIELDSALQGEEGYLKTVAAVKEGRPYTLAFCDMRMPPGWDGLTTIEHLWEADPDLQVVICSAYADNSWSEISKRLGRSDRLLILKKPFDNSEVMQLTVALIEKRRLIAAASLKQEELEELVMERTAQLKERDQALRQKQKLEAVGSLAGGVAHEFNNLLQAIVGYTTFAMEDLPEDSMPYDCLTHVRAATSRATAITGQLVSFSRQQPLQKSVCKSSDIIDTAMALLEPLLSSRIQLNVQVRGEPGSVMADKNHMSQALVNLCTNARDAMNEAGKLSVDLYRQVGHAGESHEKRIGVPAADSTEYAVIAVTDNGSGMSDELIERIFEPFFTTKEVGKGTGLGLWMVFGIIEEHRGFLTVESSEGNGSTFRLYLPMVGSEVDHEPVRAPFNATGVSTKAPLLVDAVPTPFS is encoded by the coding sequence ATGACAGTTTCCCAAGCCAAACCAAGAGTGCTCATCATTGATGACAATCCGTCCATTCACGAAGACTTTAAGAAAGTCTTGATGGGCCGAAACCAGTCACAAAGTTTGGCCGAAGCAGCCAACGCCATCTTCGGCGATGACGAGACATCGCCGTCATCGTGCAACGAAGCTCTCGATATCGAATTAGATTCGGCACTGCAGGGCGAGGAAGGCTACCTCAAGACAGTCGCTGCCGTGAAAGAGGGTAGACCCTACACACTCGCGTTCTGCGACATGCGAATGCCACCTGGCTGGGATGGGCTGACCACGATTGAGCACCTCTGGGAAGCGGACCCTGATCTACAGGTCGTGATTTGCAGTGCCTATGCGGATAACTCATGGTCCGAGATCTCTAAACGCCTCGGTCGATCTGATCGACTTTTGATTCTCAAGAAACCGTTCGACAATTCTGAAGTAATGCAGTTAACGGTAGCGTTAATTGAAAAACGTCGCCTCATCGCCGCGGCTTCCTTGAAACAAGAAGAGCTGGAAGAACTGGTCATGGAGCGAACGGCTCAACTGAAGGAGCGGGACCAAGCTCTACGTCAAAAACAGAAGCTGGAAGCTGTCGGTTCCCTCGCCGGAGGCGTCGCTCATGAATTCAACAATTTGCTTCAGGCCATTGTCGGTTACACGACCTTCGCCATGGAAGACTTGCCCGAAGACAGCATGCCTTACGATTGCTTGACACACGTACGTGCGGCAACCAGTCGTGCAACTGCAATCACTGGCCAACTGGTTAGCTTCAGCCGTCAACAACCTCTTCAAAAGAGCGTTTGCAAATCATCAGACATCATCGATACAGCGATGGCTTTGCTTGAGCCACTGCTTTCCTCACGCATTCAACTCAACGTGCAAGTTCGAGGTGAACCGGGATCTGTCATGGCCGACAAGAATCACATGTCGCAAGCTCTCGTGAACTTATGCACCAACGCACGAGACGCGATGAACGAAGCTGGAAAGCTATCGGTTGACCTGTATCGCCAGGTCGGACATGCAGGCGAAAGCCACGAAAAACGAATCGGTGTGCCAGCGGCCGACTCCACGGAGTATGCCGTCATTGCCGTGACGGACAACGGCAGCGGGATGTCGGACGAATTGATTGAAAGAATTTTCGAACCCTTTTTCACGACTAAGGAAGTCGGTAAGGGAACTGGTTTGGGACTTTGGATGGTCTTTGGCATCATCGAAGAACATCGCGGTTTCTTGACCGTCGAAAGCAGCGAGGGCAATGGTTCGACATTCCGGTTGTACTTGCCGATGGTTGGTAGCGAAGTTGACCACGAGCCTGTGCGTGCTCCCTTCAACGCGACTGGTGTGTCCACCAAAGCTCCCCTGTTAGTGGATGCGGTTCCTACACCATTTTCCTAG